DNA sequence from the Tepidibacillus fermentans genome:
TTCTAGAACGGTTCGATTGTGTCGAAATACAGGTATATTTAACGTATTGACTAATAGTGTAAGATTGGATGAATCTAACGCAAGGACTGGATCTGTTAATTGTGCCGGTGTATCGACAATGACATAATCATGTGTTTCTTTTAAAAGTCGCAAGATTTTTTCTACATGTTTCCCTGTGACAACTTCACTTTGTTCTGGACGAAGCGGAGCCGCTAGTACGCGAACTCCTGAGTTGGTTTCATATAAATAAGAGAGAAGGGATTCTGCATCAAGCCTTTCAATTTCTTGAACCACGTGGTATATTGTCTCTTTCACTTTCAAGTTAAACATCGCTGCGATATCGCCAAACATTAGATCGAGATCAAGAACAACCACTTTTTTATTCCGTTGATTTAAGCCTGCAGCTAGATTTGCCGCAATCAAACTCTTGCCCACTCCGCCTTTCCCACTAAAAACCGTAATAATCTTTGGACTTTGGACATATCCTTGTTCTAAAATTTGATGGGCATAAACTTGAACAGCCCGCTGTTTATTTTTCTCATACACTGTGATCACGGCTTGGATTAATTCATCAGGAGAAAAGGGTTTAATGAGAAATTCCTTTGCTCCTGCTAACATTGCTTTACGCAGATAATCCTGTTCTCTTTGTACGGAAATGACAATCACATTAGCCGATGGGCATTTCAAACTAATTCTTTCTGTTGCCTGTATTCCATCCATATCTGGCATATTGATATCCATCAAGATAATATCTGGTTTATATTTACATGCAAAATCAATCGCTTGGAAGCCGTTCTCTGCTTCAGCAACGACATCGATCCGGCTCTCAAAGGACAAAGCCTTGCGTAGATTCATTCTTGTTTCCTCTATATCATCAACGATTAACACCCGTATCCAATCTGTCATCGTGATCACCCCTAAGGTGTAAAAAGATTTTGATTCGTTATGCCACCTGTTTGTGGCTGATCCTGTTCATTGATCGGTCTTAAAATCAGTCGAATGCTACCTCTTTCTTCTGTGAAGGTTAACCGTTCCGCATCATGTGGCTTTACCGCTAATGTAACCGTCTCAATTTGTTTTTTCTCTTTTTCTCCTCCTTGCTTTTCATCTGTTTGATTTCCCACAGCCAAAACCAGTACATTTTGTAAGATAATTTTCGATACATCTTTTTCTGGAGAAGCTCCTTGCATGATCTTCTGATCAAAGGTTCCTATCACATCCACATAATCCCCTGATTCAATAAATCCACCAACACCCATTACTGAACTGTATTGTAAGGTAATCGCTCGATACCCTTTTGGAACAGAATAAGCTAAATGAGTTTTCTGATATTCTTGATCTGCTAATCGTTGATTGACAATCGGCTCTCCAGAGTAGATGGTTTCCTTTACCGTCTTTCCAAGAATATCTTTTATATCTGTATATGTAGACTCCGATAAGGCACTAACCTTTAGTCCTTTCATTTCTACCATTTCTTTTGTAATCTTTGTTTTCGGTTGAATCGTTACTTTTGCTACGACTACTTTTTTCGTTGGTTCAAGTGACTGATTCACCGTTTCTACCTTTGATAAATAAAAATAGATGAAAAAGGTAGTAGTAAGTCCAAGAAATAACGCGAGCAAGAATAAGTGTCGATTGGTCACTTTCATCTCTTTCTCTCCCCTACTTGACTAATTTCACCGCATATAATCCTGAATCTTTCGTGTTTTCATCATCCCAATCACCAGAGTAGATGTTTTTCATAAACCTTCCTGTAACATAGGAATCATTTCCATTGCCACCTACATTTTCAATATAGAAGGATGCAAACCCGATAATTTTTACCGTTTCTCTTCCGTTTAAATTCAAACTCTCGATAACAGGAAGGTAGATGATCCGTTTACAGTTTCGATTTTTTTTGGCTAAGTCATAGGTTTGGCATTCAGAATCATAAGCATCAAGATTGATTCGTTCCTTAATGACCCGTTCTGTTGGCCCTGACATATTACCTGTTTCCGTCTTTACTGAATCATTAATACTAAGTTTACTAATGTAACCATTTAATAGATTATTCTCATAATTAGAAGCCCCCGTCCCACCAAGTGCTAATGGACCGAAATTCCCATTGGCTACGTTGAACGGGTCGTATTTTAAGGTATATAAGGAACCAAATTGAAAACCATAATCTTCTGCATTAGGGTTAGGCGCTACTACTGATAATGGTACAATGCCTTTTGCACCCGAAAGTGGCTTAATCTGTGCTGTAGCAGTCGATTCTACTAATACATGATCAAAACCAAAAATTTTGGCAAAGAAAAATGGAACATCTCGCTTTCCAGCAACAGTAATTTTATGGTTGTCCACATTAACCGTAATGGATGGATCCATCACGCCATTTTCATTGGCAAATTGAATCGCGGTTTCTTTTGCCTGTTCAGCTCCATTTACCAATTCCTGTGCTCCTGAGATGGCAGCAGCATCAACCGCATCAGATAACTTCTGTTTTTCTAACATTAGATTCCCTAAATCGATGACCATCGCCGTCATTCCTAGAATGACAATCATGGCAAATAACATCATGATCGATATATTCCCTTTTTGGTTATTCAACTCGCATCACCGTCTTTGCCGTTATCGGAAAAGGATTGGGTAAAAGCTCTCCCCATATTGGGCCCCATAATGGGACTTTATAATCAATCTTCACTTCCACCTTCTCCCCTCTTTGGCGATACTCGTAAGCTGGGGAGATGGTAACTACAAGATTTGTTGGTTCTAAGGAATAGGTTTTTTCATCAATGATTTGCCTTATCTCGGTATCTGTCGCCCACACGGAACCATATCTTGCTCCATCTCTTGAAGCATTTTCAATCAGAAGATACGCATAAAAGATATGTCCAAATTCAATAATTCCTAGTAATAGAAGAAGAAGGATCGGAATCACTAGGGTAAATTCTACTAAGGATTGCCCCTCTTCCCCTTTGATCCGTTTTCGTAATCTCTTAATCACTCTTCTAACCTCCGATTCTCATAAGAGGTTTACTATTCTATAAAAGAAGCGCCTTCCGTCCTGTAAATAAGGCCCTACTTCGGATAGTAGGACCTTTCATAGGGTTAATAGAGATAATAATAAATTATTGCATGATCATTCCTTTTTATTGTTGGAGACTAGAGGTAACATTGGTGAACAAATCCCTAATACTAGTACCCATTAACGATAACGCTCCAATCACCACGACTGCAATCAGAGCAATGATTAAACCGTATTCTACCATACCTTGTCCAGCTTCATTTTCTAAAGATTTCTTTGCCCTTGACTTCCAATCCAACTGTTTCACCCATAATTTTGTGAAAAACTTTTTCATTTGACCATTCCTCCTTTTTAATATCGGCTCATTATGAATTCGGAGTAGCACAGATGGTGCGCAAATGGTCTGACTGCTAAGTCTAAGAAAAAAACTCCTCACATTGCTGAGGAGTTCGTCTATGTAACGAAGCAATCAGCAACCTGGCAATCATCGTTCATATGAACCTTAGACCCATGGCTTTGCGTCCTACCCTTTCGAGTAGTTTGCCTTTATTGATTGTTTTCTTTTGAGCCTTTCTTTACTTTAATTGTACGAAGAAATATAGGGTTTGTTATCTTTCTAACTTCCTATTTTTTACTAGGTAAAAACACATGTTTTCTGTACTTATATCCAAAAATTCAGGCAATTAAGTCCCTATTCCCTGCTCTCATTGACCTATCAGGATACTCGAATCGCTGAATTTGCCCCATGTTTGTTCCTTTTGTCATAATCCATAAGATCAATAATTTCCACTTGTTCACCATTTCTACATATTTCTTCTATCTTTCTTCCTATGATCTCTTCTTTTTCAGCCATTTCCTGTTCTAGGATCAACTTTACTTGAAAAGATTGGTGGTGCAATCGTTGGATAATTGCAAATGTGTCATCGCTTGAACCAAAGTCAATGATTGTCATTTTGATGGGTTTCCCATCGATACATTGCCAAAACCAAAGCGAACGAATCACCCATTCAATAATCGATTGATTATCTTTTGCTAAGATCAGGTAATGGGAATTATTGCTTCCTGTTTTTTTTGCTAATTTCATACAAAAATAGGAATAAAAAAGTTTAAAGCCAAGTAGAATGATTCCATAGAGGCATATGGTCCATAAAACTAAAGAAAGCATAGTGGCCCCCTCCTTAGTAGAGTATATGCCCCTATGCCTTATCTGGTTCGAGAAACGTTTTCTATTGGATTACGAAATGTGAACCCAACCATTTTTAATCGCTGTAATTACCGCTTGTGTGCGATCTTGGACATTCATCTTTTGTAATATACTACTCACATGATTTTTTACCGTTTTTTCACTGATAAATAATTTCTCACCAATCTGGCGATTACTATTTCCCTCTGCCAAGAGTTGAAGGACCTCAATCTCCCGTGGGGTTAATATGAGACGCCAATCGAGTGATTTGTCGATAAAAACGGATTCATGTTGAGAACCATGAAGCTCTTTATTACTTAGTCGACGATATTCTTCAATCACTTTCCCCGTGACTTGTGGATGAATATAGGCGTTTCCTTTTGCCACAGAACGAATCGCTTGAATTAAAGTCTCTGCTTCCATATCTTTTAATAAGTAGCCAGAAGCCCCTGCTCTTAATGTCTCAAATACATACCCTTCATCATCATGAATGGATAATATAATCACTTTGGATTTCGGAAAAATCTCTTTCACTTTTCTGGTTGCCTCAACTCCATTCATATTCGGCATATTGATATCCATCAAGATCACATCTAGCGTAACACCATGATATTGGTTTAGAATTCCTTGTCCATCTGAACATTCGGCAATCACTTCCATATCTTCTTCTAAATTAATAATCCGTTTGATTCCTTCACGGAAAAGTTGATGGTCATCCGCGATTAAAATACGAATTTTACTTTTTGAGTTCATTGGTCTTTTCCTCACCCTCCTTGATTTGAATGACAAAGGTTACGGTGGTACCTTTATTTTTTTCTGACTGAATATCCATTTTACCTTCTAATAGTTGTACTCTTTCTTTCATCCCCATTAAGCCAAAGTGATCACGTTCTCTATTTAGTCGATCTTCGGAAAAGCCTACGCCATCATCTTTTACCATTACTTTAATCAAATTATCCTGCAAATCGACATGAACACTAACATTTGAAGCATTCGCATGTTTGACCACATTATTTAGAGCTTCTTGAATCAAACGAAAAATGGCGACCTCCATCATGGATGGTAAACGGCGTTCCCTTCCTGTTAACTTTAGCTCTAAATTGAAATTCTCTCGAGCTGCCAGTTCTTGAGTATATTTGCGTAGAGTTGGAAATAAACCTAAATCATCTAACGCCATCGGTCGCAAGTCAAAAATAATTTTACGAACATCAGCTAAACTCTGCCGCACCATATCCTTTAAATCTCGTAATTCTTGCATGGCTTGATCCATTTGTTGATGGTGAAGGAAGCGTTCTGCAATTTCTGTTCGCAATACCACATTGGCCATCGATTGAGCAGGGCCGTCATGAATCTCTCTTGCTACCCGCTTACGTTCTTCCTCTTGGGCCTGAATAATTTTCAAACCATACAATTGACGGTATTGTGCCGATTCAATCACTTCTGAAACTTTAAATAAATCGCCAGATAAATAGTCAAAAACGACTCCAATCTGGGTCATCAATACCTCTGCTCGCTCAATCATGAATTCTATATTTCGTAAACTGAGTTGCAATTCATTGCGGCGAGCTTTTAGATTCCCTTCTCGTTCCCTTGTGATATATAAACGAACTTGAAGTTCATTTGCCTCTTCATATGCCCTTTGAATGTCTTCTTCTGTAAACTTTTTAAAATTACGACTTACATGAGCCAAATTCATTCTTGCTCGACGATATTTTTCTTCTAAATGATCAACCTCATCAATCACTTTCTTTGTTTCTATATTTAATAACTCTAATTTTTGCAGCAATTTTTCTTTATCTGCCCTTGAATTTTCAGTAATTTCAAAGATTTGTTTTTTGCTGTTTTCGATGGCTTCAATCGTTTTTTTTAACACCCTTTCTAAACTTTGACCATCAAAATCTTTCTGTATCAAAGATATTACACCCCATCCGAACTCGTTATAGTTTCATTGTAACATACCCATCACTTCTTATACACGTCTGCAATCTGTCCTATTCATTCACGATATTCTAGTTCTTTTGACCTATATTTTAAATTTAATATAATATATTCGTGCTCTTAGCAGGGATTATGAGGGTGGGAAGGAAAAGAAAAAGTCTTCAAGACGAAGACTTCATCACAGCTAATTTTAGTTTTTTTAAATCACTCGAATCTTAGGCACTACTTTCTCAAGGATCTCTGTAATTACGGCTGTTCGATTACTATTACTCTCACTTGCTAATAAATCAATTTTTTTAAGAAGTTCTGGATCAAGTCGGATGCTAATCAATTGCTTTGGAGGTGGTTGATCTGTTTTTTTTGAAAGAACAATCATCGTCATCTCTCCTTCATATTTATCTTTCATTTGTATTGTACCTGTATCACGTGAAAAATACTGTCACTTTAAGTCAGTAAATCTGTTCTATTTTTGTCGATTCTACACTAATTTCGAAAAAAAATAGGTTTGTATATTCCATAAGGACAACGGAGATGCGTTGGAATATACAAACCTACACCATTGTATATCAATATCACATACCTACACATCAAATTTTTTAATTAACTGTTGTAAATCGATTGCCATTTGATTCAGGGTATTGGCGGAAGCAGTAATTTCTTCCATCGAAGCACCTGTTTCTTGCGTAGCTGCAGCAATTTGTTGAGCATAATTAGAAGTTTCATCGGCCACATGTTTCACCATTTCACTAGAATTCGTCATCTTCTCGATTCCTTCAACCATATTTTCAGATTTTTTTCTCGTTTCTTGGATCAAGCTTGACATCTCGACGTTCGAATCATAAATGGCTTTAAATGCTTGTTGAGCTTGCGCAACAAAGTCAATTCCATGTTGAACTTCTTGTTCACCTTTTTTCATCGATGTCATCACCTGGGCCGTTTCTTGTTGAAGTTCACGGATCACTTGTACAATTTCTTCCCCTGCCTTTGAAGATTGTTCAGCTAATTTCCGAATCTCTGTGGCTACAACGGCAAAACCACGACCAGCATCTCCTGCTCTTGATGCTTCAATCGCAGCATTTAAGGCTAAAAGATTCGTCTGTTCGGATACCGATTGGATAATCTCAATGACTTTCTCAATTTGTCCACTTTTTTGCCCTAGGGTATCCACATACTGTCCTGCTTCCTGAATCGTGTGATTCATTTTGCTCATTTGTTCAATCGTTTCTTTAATCACATAATCCCCTTGTTCGGCGGTTTCCATTGACTGGTAAGAGGCTAACTCGATTGATTTTGTCTTCTCATTGACATCATGAATGGTTCCTACAACACGATGAAGGATTTGCTCATTCTCTTGTAAGAGATTAACTTGTTTGTTTGTGCCATCTGCTACACTATTCGTCGTTTCCGCAACTTGTTCAGCTGCTCTTGCCACTTCATCGGAGCTTGTAGACAATTGTTCAGCAGCCAATGTGACATTCTGTGAACTTTCTTGAATATGTTGAATCAGTTCCCGCAATGAATTCACCATGATATTAAACTGGGTTGCAAGTTCTCCAATTTCATCTTTATTTTTTACTTGAATCTGCCCTAATTTTAGGTTTCCTTTCGCTACTTCCGATACATGTGCTGTCACACTTCGAACAGGCCTTGAGATACTGATAGTGATGAAATAAGCAATTGTACCTGCACCCACAATTCCTAGAGGGATAATGATCCAAATCAAACCTTTGATTAATTCAATTTTATCTTTCACAATGAACATGACTTGGTTATAATCCTTTCCATGAGACACAAATGTCTGGACAGATGTCCCTAAAACATGAATTTGATAATAAATAAATAATACTGCAATAAAAAACATGACCATTATGGATAAAAAACCCAACCCTAGCTTCTTACCAACCGTCATAAATCGTCCCCCTTAAACCCCCAAAATTCATTTTCAACCGAGAATTATTCTAAATATTCCTACACTCCATCATACAAGATAAAATAGAAAATTTAAACAAGTATGTTTACGTATTCATAAAAGTGACAAAAATGTAAGGACTGGAGTTTCAACCCCAAGTTATTTACCATACAACGTAAACAAAAAAGATTGCCCGTATGAGCAATCTTATCTTATATTATTTGTTTTTGAAAAACTCAAGGATATGATTGACGATGACTTGAGCAATTTTATCTTGCATCGTAGGATCAGTCACTTTTTTGGCTTCATCTGGGTTAGAGATAAACCCATTTTCAATCAAGACGGATGGCATATTTGTCCATCTTGTCACATAGAGATTATGGTCTCTAGCCCCCGAAACCGTATATGCCTTTTTGAAACCTAAAGCCGAGATATCTTGAGCTAATCTCTCCGCTAAAATTTTACTCTTTTGTGCAGCTTCTGTTGGGGTTGGATCATAAACAATGACATCGTCGACACTTGCACTTTTAACGGTACCATTATCGTTAAAGTAAATTCTCCTATCTTCTTCCTTTACGAATGGATATTGTTTACCAGAATAAATGACATAAGCATCGTCAGTACTCCCAGCAATCCCTGGCCGATAACTACTATAGTGAGTACTTATCCCTTGTGCATTTGGATTGGTTGAAGAATCATGGTGAATACTGATAAATAAATCTGCATTTTTAGAGTTAGCAAAATCTACGCGATCCTTCAATGATTGCTTAGAATCTTTACTCGTATCACGAGGTGCAATATAGAGTGTAGGATTATACTCTTTTAGCTTCTCTGCAATACGATTCACCAATTGAAGATTAAAATCGCGCTCATCATATCCCGGAATCACTCCATCAGCTCCAGGGTCAAAAGGTCCATGTCCAGCATCCAATACGATAATTTTGCCTGCTAAAGTGAAGCTGTTCTCTAAAATCGATAACGAGGTTTTAGATAACAAAGTATTGCTTACAACCCCTGTACCACCAAGGATGGTAAATGTCGTTACCTTTTTTTCTTTAATCAAATTTAAGGTTTCTGTAGGCAACTTATCCTTATACGTTAAAAGCAATGGCGCATTTTCTTTTGCGGCAAGGACGGCACCCGTTAATGCATCTGCAAAATTCATTCCTGTTGCAATATACATTTTAGCCGTTGACATA
Encoded proteins:
- a CDS encoding methyl-accepting chemotaxis protein yields the protein MTVGKKLGLGFLSIMVMFFIAVLFIYYQIHVLGTSVQTFVSHGKDYNQVMFIVKDKIELIKGLIWIIIPLGIVGAGTIAYFITISISRPVRSVTAHVSEVAKGNLKLGQIQVKNKDEIGELATQFNIMVNSLRELIQHIQESSQNVTLAAEQLSTSSDEVARAAEQVAETTNSVADGTNKQVNLLQENEQILHRVVGTIHDVNEKTKSIELASYQSMETAEQGDYVIKETIEQMSKMNHTIQEAGQYVDTLGQKSGQIEKVIEIIQSVSEQTNLLALNAAIEASRAGDAGRGFAVVATEIRKLAEQSSKAGEEIVQVIRELQQETAQVMTSMKKGEQEVQHGIDFVAQAQQAFKAIYDSNVEMSSLIQETRKKSENMVEGIEKMTNSSEMVKHVADETSNYAQQIAAATQETGASMEEITASANTLNQMAIDLQQLIKKFDV
- a CDS encoding sensor histidine kinase; its protein translation is MQKDFDGQSLERVLKKTIEAIENSKKQIFEITENSRADKEKLLQKLELLNIETKKVIDEVDHLEEKYRRARMNLAHVSRNFKKFTEEDIQRAYEEANELQVRLYITREREGNLKARRNELQLSLRNIEFMIERAEVLMTQIGVVFDYLSGDLFKVSEVIESAQYRQLYGLKIIQAQEEERKRVAREIHDGPAQSMANVVLRTEIAERFLHHQQMDQAMQELRDLKDMVRQSLADVRKIIFDLRPMALDDLGLFPTLRKYTQELAARENFNLELKLTGRERRLPSMMEVAIFRLIQEALNNVVKHANASNVSVHVDLQDNLIKVMVKDDGVGFSEDRLNRERDHFGLMGMKERVQLLEGKMDIQSEKNKGTTVTFVIQIKEGEEKTNELKK
- a CDS encoding cell wall-binding repeat-containing protein; its protein translation is MRKSKVIILLLPLFFILFSTYSFAQELTVDRLAGKDRFETAVEVSKKGWSSADTVILAHYNGYADALTATPLAYKQNGPILLTETNRLTPVTKSEIQRLHAKNVIIVGGDGVVSPTVANELKNMNINVKRLGGKDRFDTALQIAQQLGTVDTSIIAYGRNFPDALTIGSYAAQNGYPILLVEKDTIPTKTAEALREKNIKKTIIVGGPGVISSNVYNKIPSPRRIYGNDRFGTAVAVVKNLNMSTAKMYIATGMNFADALTGAVLAAKENAPLLLTYKDKLPTETLNLIKEKKVTTFTILGGTGVVSNTLLSKTSLSILENSFTLAGKIIVLDAGHGPFDPGADGVIPGYDERDFNLQLVNRIAEKLKEYNPTLYIAPRDTSKDSKQSLKDRVDFANSKNADLFISIHHDSSTNPNAQGISTHYSSYRPGIAGSTDDAYVIYSGKQYPFVKEEDRRIYFNDNGTVKSASVDDVIVYDPTPTEAAQKSKILAERLAQDISALGFKKAYTVSGARDHNLYVTRWTNMPSVLIENGFISNPDEAKKVTDPTMQDKIAQVIVNHILEFFKNK
- a CDS encoding TadE/TadG family type IV pilus assembly protein produces the protein MIKRLRKRIKGEEGQSLVEFTLVIPILLLLLLGIIEFGHIFYAYLLIENASRDGARYGSVWATDTEIRQIIDEKTYSLEPTNLVVTISPAYEYRQRGEKVEVKIDYKVPLWGPIWGELLPNPFPITAKTVMRVE
- a CDS encoding Flp family type IVb pilin, with product MKKFFTKLWVKQLDWKSRAKKSLENEAGQGMVEYGLIIALIAVVVIGALSLMGTSIRDLFTNVTSSLQQ
- a CDS encoding ribbon-helix-helix protein, CopG family encodes the protein MKDKYEGEMTMIVLSKKTDQPPPKQLISIRLDPELLKKIDLLASESNSNRTAVITEILEKVVPKIRVI
- the cpaB gene encoding Flp pilus assembly protein CpaB: MKVTNRHLFLLALFLGLTTTFFIYFYLSKVETVNQSLEPTKKVVVAKVTIQPKTKITKEMVEMKGLKVSALSESTYTDIKDILGKTVKETIYSGEPIVNQRLADQEYQKTHLAYSVPKGYRAITLQYSSVMGVGGFIESGDYVDVIGTFDQKIMQGASPEKDVSKIILQNVLVLAVGNQTDEKQGGEKEKKQIETVTLAVKPHDAERLTFTEERGSIRLILRPINEQDQPQTGGITNQNLFTP
- a CDS encoding response regulator — encoded protein: MNSKSKIRILIADDHQLFREGIKRIINLEEDMEVIAECSDGQGILNQYHGVTLDVILMDINMPNMNGVEATRKVKEIFPKSKVIILSIHDDEGYVFETLRAGASGYLLKDMEAETLIQAIRSVAKGNAYIHPQVTGKVIEEYRRLSNKELHGSQHESVFIDKSLDWRLILTPREIEVLQLLAEGNSNRQIGEKLFISEKTVKNHVSSILQKMNVQDRTQAVITAIKNGWVHIS
- a CDS encoding glycosyltransferase family A protein, producing MLSLVLWTICLYGIILLGFKLFYSYFCMKLAKKTGSNNSHYLILAKDNQSIIEWVIRSLWFWQCIDGKPIKMTIIDFGSSDDTFAIIQRLHHQSFQVKLILEQEMAEKEEIIGRKIEEICRNGEQVEIIDLMDYDKRNKHGANSAIRVS
- a CDS encoding response regulator, with product MTDWIRVLIVDDIEETRMNLRKALSFESRIDVVAEAENGFQAIDFACKYKPDIILMDINMPDMDGIQATERISLKCPSANVIVISVQREQDYLRKAMLAGAKEFLIKPFSPDELIQAVITVYEKNKQRAVQVYAHQILEQGYVQSPKIITVFSGKGGVGKSLIAANLAAGLNQRNKKVVVLDLDLMFGDIAAMFNLKVKETIYHVVQEIERLDAESLLSYLYETNSGVRVLAAPLRPEQSEVVTGKHVEKILRLLKETHDYVIVDTPAQLTDPVLALDSSNLTLLVNTLNIPVFRHNRTVLEVMDAVNYPTDRVRLIINRADLDTGIKPKDIKTALGMEPYSLLPEDKYADLSINRGEPLIEMKPGSKWAKQMNKLIEMISAEDERSKSESWLSRFVWKKKRK
- a CDS encoding TadE/TadG family type IV pilus assembly protein, yielding MNNQKGNISIMMLFAMIVILGMTAMVIDLGNLMLEKQKLSDAVDAAAISGAQELVNGAEQAKETAIQFANENGVMDPSITVNVDNHKITVAGKRDVPFFFAKIFGFDHVLVESTATAQIKPLSGAKGIVPLSVVAPNPNAEDYGFQFGSLYTLKYDPFNVANGNFGPLALGGTGASNYENNLLNGYISKLSINDSVKTETGNMSGPTERVIKERINLDAYDSECQTYDLAKKNRNCKRIIYLPVIESLNLNGRETVKIIGFASFYIENVGGNGNDSYVTGRFMKNIYSGDWDDENTKDSGLYAVKLVK